From Sporosarcina sp. Te-1, the proteins below share one genomic window:
- the dtd gene encoding D-aminoacyl-tRNA deacylase: MKVLLQRSGPASVKVDGEVTGSIEKGYVLLVGITHDDTKEDAEYIAKKIAGLRLWEDEDGKMNRSIDEVGGAILSVSQFTLYGDVRKGRRPSFIEAARPEQAKPLWDYFNECLGAEDLEVATGVFGAMMDVQLLNDGPVTIMVESK; this comes from the coding sequence ATGAAAGTCCTACTGCAACGATCTGGACCTGCTTCTGTAAAGGTTGATGGAGAAGTGACGGGCTCGATTGAGAAAGGATACGTCCTCCTTGTTGGCATCACGCATGATGATACGAAGGAAGATGCCGAATACATCGCTAAAAAAATTGCCGGTCTGCGATTGTGGGAAGATGAAGACGGGAAGATGAACCGTTCCATTGATGAAGTGGGGGGAGCCATCCTTTCTGTCTCGCAGTTTACTTTATACGGAGATGTACGCAAAGGCCGCCGTCCAAGTTTCATCGAGGCGGCGCGTCCTGAACAAGCCAAACCGTTATGGGATTATTTCAATGAATGCCTCGGAGCGGAAGATCTCGAGGTCGCCACAGGCGTTTTCGGCGCCATGATGGACGTCCAGCTGTTGAACGATGGCCCGGTAACTATTATGGTCGAATCAAAATAA